The DNA segment TATCGATTTAGCGATTCGTATTTATGCGCCATCGAAGCTGGAAGAGTTACAGCGGGTCATGGCGCCAAATGGCATTTTGATCACAGTATCGCCAGGACCTTTACATCATTTTGCGCTAAAACAGCAAATTTATGCCGAACCGAGATTGCATCCAACGTCCGATGCCAAGATTGAGGGGTTCGAATGTTTACACCAAGAGCGGCTTAGGTCACAACTTGAGCTAAATAACAGCCAAGATATTAGCCATTTTCTGGAAATGACGCCCTACGCTTGGAAGTTTACGGCCGAGCAAAAGCACCTATTTGCACAGAGCGGATTAAGCTGCGAATTAGACTTTCAGATTGAAGTACATCGCATTTCAGTCTAGAGGTTGATTTTAAGCTATTGAAATAAATTATTTAAAATGCTTAACTGTCGATGCTTACGCCGTAAGAACATGCTGTTCTGCGAGCCGGTAGCAAAACCTGAGATTGGCTTGGTTTAAATAAATTTTTCAAAGTGTCGCAGTATGTTGACTTATCTTTAGAATGGTTTATAGTTTTACTAGCTTGAAGGTTGGGCTTATATTTATGTGTTCAATACGACCAGTTCGTCCTGTTAACATAAGTAATACCGGCATTTTCCAGCTCTACTGCCGTTTAAGGCTTTATTTTATTTAGTTACAGGATTTATATCATGTCTCAAGTTACTGGCGTTGTTAAGTGGTTCAACTCTGACAAAGGTTTTGGTTTTATCGAGCAAGAGTCTGGCCCAGACGTTTTCGTACACTTCCGTGCGATCAACTCTGACGGTTTCAAAACTCTAGACGAAGGTCAGAAAGTGTCTTTCACTGTGACTCAAGGTCAAAAAGGTCCACAAGCTGAGAACGTAACCGTAATCGGTTAATTTTCAGTGCTGTTAGCCTAGCGCTGATAGCAATGGATTTAAGAGCTGTGGTTTATACCATGGCTCTTTTTATTTGTGCCGCGTTTAAGTTTTCTGCGTTATTGCTTTACGTCCCCGCGTGTTGATTCGATAGTTTTCTTGCTCACAGCTCACAGCTCACAGCTCACAGCTCACAGCTCACAGCTCACAGCTCACAGCTCACAGCTCATAACTCGTTTTCTCAATTGTTTGCTCCTATTGAACAAACCTAAGTTTGGGTGTGATGTTAAGTCATCAGGTGTTTATACACATCAAGTCTTGTTTTCAATATAAAAATAAACCCACGATCTTTTGTGAAGTTATCCTTCAGACCGTGGGTTATGCAGCTTTATTAGGTGCTTTTTAAGAATCTAGCTTATCGTCCGCGACTTTATAGTGGGGATCGTCTAGCAAATTCACTTCAACCAGATCGCCCGCTTTGTGAAGTAAGGCCTTGCAGTCGGCACTTAAATGCACCAAATGCAGCTTTTTCCCCAGTGTGACATAACGTTCAGCAAGCGTATCTATGGCTTCTAGCGCCGAGTGATCGGCTACACGTGAATGTTTAAAGTCGATGATAACATCTTGGGGATCCTGCGAGGCATCGAAGAGTTCGAGGAAGCTGGCCACTGAGCCAAAAAAGAGTGGGCCGTTCAGCTCATAGACTTTCCAGCCAAGGCTATTTGAGGTTACTTTTACGCTGATGTGCTTGGCATGTTGCCATGCAAACACAAGCGCTGACACCACGACACCGACAAAGACGGCAAAGGCGAGATCGGTAAAGACGGTCACAGTGGTCACGAGCACAATGACAAAGGCATCATGTTTCGGCACTTTGCCCATAAACTTAAAGCTTGCCCATTCGAATGTGCCTAGCACCACGATAAACATCACGCCAACCAGAGCGGCAAGCGGAATGATCTCGATAAAAGAGGCGCCAAACAGGATAAAGGTCAGTAAACCTATAGCCGCGGTAATTCCGGATAATCTGCCACGTCCACCCGAGTTAATGTTAATCATCGATTGACCAATCATAGCGCAGCCGCCCATGGCTCCAAAAAAGCCGCTGGTGATGTTGCCCACGCCTTGGCCTATACATTCTTTATTGCTACGTCCGCGGGTATTGGTCATCTCATCGATAACCGTTAAGGTTAACAGGGATTCGATTAATCCGACGGCGGCTAAAATAAAGGAATAGGGCAGGATAATATAGAGTGTCTCAAGGTTAAACGGCACCTGTGGGATCGTAAAGCTTGGGAGTGAACCTGCGATGGTCGCTTGTTCATCGCCACTCATGGTTTTAAGAAAATCCAACACATTTCGGGTGTCTAAGTCAAAACCGACCACAATGGCAGTCACGCTTAAAATCGCAACTAACGATGAGGGGACCGCTGTAGTCAGTTTGGGAAGAAAGTAAATAATTGCCATGGTCAGTGCGACTAACCCTAACATCAGCACCAAAGGCTCTTGCGGTAGCCAGACTAATTCCCCAGCGGCATTTTTGACTTTAAATTGCCCGAGCTGAGCCAAGAAAATCACAATGGCGAGGCCGTTCACAAAACCTATCATCACAGGATAGGGGACAATCCGAATAAACTTACCCAGTTTAAATATCCCTGCGCTGATTTGGATTAACCCCGCCAGCACCACAGCAGCAAACAAGTATTGCACACCATGTTCAACCACGAGGGACACCATCACCACGGCCATTGCACCCGTCGCGCCAGAAATCATGCCTGGGCGTCCGCCAATTAATGCGGTAACTAATCCCATAATAAAGGCTGCATAGAGTCCGACCATAGGTTCGACGTTGGCGACGAAGGCGAAGGCTACGGCCTCAGGGATCAGCGCTAAGGCGACCGTCAGTCCCGAGAGAATATCGGCTTTGTGACTAGATGTTTTGTGGCGAAAGAGATCGAACATGAAACCTCTGTTAATTATTTGTGTTGGCAAAATAGCCGCGAATACTAACAAAAAAGCCGATTCAGCTAAACCTTAAATATGGCTTAATTTGCTGAAAATAAAAAAGCCATGCGAGTGCATGGCTTTTTTCACAACAGCTTGAGGATTATGGACGAGCCATATCCGATTCGGCGCTGTTGCTGTGTTTCAGTTTAGGCGCAGCGGCTTCGGCGGAGGCGACATTGTCATACTCGCGGCCTTTCGGCACTTCAACCTGAGCTCTAACTTCTACCGTTGGCTTGGTCATTTCAGATGACACCATTGAACCAAAACGGCTCGCCGCTTTGGGCTTGCTCACCACGGTTTCAGCTGCAGGAGCTGCGACAGCTTGAGCCACAACGGGTTTCGCCTGAGGTTTAACGATAGGTGCAGGTTTTGCCATTGGAGCCGAGGCCACAGACTTCACGGCATCTTTCACTTCGGCTTTTTCCACTTCGGGCGCGACAGCTTCAACTGCGACAGTTTCTGTTTTCGCTTGAGCAACTGGAGTTTCAGCTGGGGTCACAATGGCTTCTGTAACCGTTTCTACCGCTTTAGCTGGCTCAACAGCAACGTCTTCAGCCTTAACGCTCGTCTCTGGCTTGTTATTTACCGCAGTGTCAGCAGGCGCTTCTGTTACTGCAACTTCAGCTTTAAGCTTGGCCACTTGCTCGGTAGCTACTGACTCAACAACTTCAGTCTCAACAGCTTTATTGGTTTCAGCAACCACACTGACATCTGCCGTTTCTACTACAGCTGCAGGAGAAGTGACAGTCGGTTCAGCGGCAACTTCAGTTGCTTTTGCTTCTGTGGTCTCAGCTGCTTCTGCAGTTTGAGCGGTTGGCGCAGGGTAGTCTTGAGCATCACCGAGTGCATCGTTTGGTACGAATTGCGCAGGTGCAGAGACGCCTTGCTCATCTTCATCACGGCGACGACGTTGACCGGCCGCTCTTAAATGACGTGGGCTACGGCGACTACGACGTTGTCCATCGCGAGATTCGCGTTTCGCTTTATCATCCGCATCGGCACTGACTTCTGCGTTATCAGCATCGGTCTCGGCTTCGGTTTTCACTTCGATTACGTCAGCTGGGGCCTCAGCATGGTTTTCAACCACTGGCTTTTCAGCGCTAACTTCAGCGTTTGCTTCCATTTGGCTCACTGCGTCAGTCGCTTCTGCTGACTCATTGGCAACAGCGGCTTCTTTGCGTGGCTGGCGACGTGAGCGCGGTGCTTTCGTCTCAGCTTGTGGCTCAGTTGCAACGTCAGTATTGGTTGCATTAACGGCAGCCACTTCGGCTAATACCACTTCTTCTTGAATTGGCGCTTCGGTCGTTTCATTGGCGTTATCGATGCGTACTTTACGACGCATGTTACGGCGCTGACGACGCTCACGGGCCACTTCTTGCTTTGGTGTGTCGTCTTGAGACTCGGCTACCACTTCTTTTGGTGCTTGATTACGGCTCTTAGGCTCTGGCTTAGTACGCTTTGCATTCTCGTCTTTTTCACGAGCTGGACGCTCTTGAGCCTGAGGTGCATCAGCTGACTTCTTGGCATTGCGAGTGCGTGGCTCGCGGGTGCCTTCTTTCGCTTTGTCAGTATCTTGGTTATTGCGAGTGCGGCGAGTGTCATTACGACGATTACGACGGTTCGCATTGGCCGTTTGGCTGTCAGACTTTTTGGTTTCTGTGGTCTTTTCTGCCGCAGGCTTATCGCTTGAGCTGAAGAAGGCGCCAATGGCACTGAACAGTTTGCTGAAGAAACCTGGCTCAGCTGCTTCCACTTTGTTGGCAACAGGTGCAGCGGCTTGTTCGACTTTCTGCGGTGCGGTGAAGCCTTTTAGGGCTGGTGCTGGCGCCGCAGTGCGTTCCAGTTTACGGGGTTCGTATAACTTGGCTTCTGGCTGTTCGATGCGCTTGTAGCTGGATTCATCGATTTCATCGTCAGTGCGGT comes from the Shewanella seohaensis genome and includes:
- a CDS encoding SulP family inorganic anion transporter, whose amino-acid sequence is MFDLFRHKTSSHKADILSGLTVALALIPEAVAFAFVANVEPMVGLYAAFIMGLVTALIGGRPGMISGATGAMAVVMVSLVVEHGVQYLFAAVVLAGLIQISAGIFKLGKFIRIVPYPVMIGFVNGLAIVIFLAQLGQFKVKNAAGELVWLPQEPLVLMLGLVALTMAIIYFLPKLTTAVPSSLVAILSVTAIVVGFDLDTRNVLDFLKTMSGDEQATIAGSLPSFTIPQVPFNLETLYIILPYSFILAAVGLIESLLTLTVIDEMTNTRGRSNKECIGQGVGNITSGFFGAMGGCAMIGQSMININSGGRGRLSGITAAIGLLTFILFGASFIEIIPLAALVGVMFIVVLGTFEWASFKFMGKVPKHDAFVIVLVTTVTVFTDLAFAVFVGVVVSALVFAWQHAKHISVKVTSNSLGWKVYELNGPLFFGSVASFLELFDASQDPQDVIIDFKHSRVADHSALEAIDTLAERYVTLGKKLHLVHLSADCKALLHKAGDLVEVNLLDDPHYKVADDKLDS
- a CDS encoding cold-shock protein, which encodes MSQVTGVVKWFNSDKGFGFIEQESGPDVFVHFRAINSDGFKTLDEGQKVSFTVTQGQKGPQAENVTVIG
- the rne gene encoding ribonuclease E, with translation MKRMLINATQSEELRVALVDGQQLYDLDIESPGHEQKKANIYKGKITRVEPSLEAAFVDYGAERHGFLPLKEIAREYFPKGYSFQGRPNIKEVVSEGQEVIVQIDKEERGNKGAALTTFISLAGSYLVLMPNNPRAGGISRRIEGDERTELKEAMADLEVPAGMGLIVRTAGVGKESTELKWDLKVLQHHWAAITEAAQSKAAPFLIHQESNVIVRAIRDYLRRDVGEILIDHPRIFEEAKQHIALVRPDFVERVKLYEAEVPLFTHFQIESQIESAFQREVRLPSGGSIVIDPTEALTSIDINSARATKGGDIEETALNTNLEAADEIARQLRLRDLGGLVVIDFIDMTPVRHQREVENRLRDAVHHDRARVQLGRISRFGLMEMSRQRLRPSLEESAAHICPRCHGQGTIRSTESLALSILRLMEEEAIKENTSQIEAIVPVDVAAFLLNEKRKAIRITEQRHDVEVYVIPDPHMMTPDYRVIRHRTDDEIDESSYKRIEQPEAKLYEPRKLERTAAPAPALKGFTAPQKVEQAAAPVANKVEAAEPGFFSKLFSAIGAFFSSSDKPAAEKTTETKKSDSQTANANRRNRRNDTRRTRNNQDTDKAKEGTREPRTRNAKKSADAPQAQERPAREKDENAKRTKPEPKSRNQAPKEVVAESQDDTPKQEVARERRQRRNMRRKVRIDNANETTEAPIQEEVVLAEVAAVNATNTDVATEPQAETKAPRSRRQPRKEAAVANESAEATDAVSQMEANAEVSAEKPVVENHAEAPADVIEVKTEAETDADNAEVSADADDKAKRESRDGQRRSRRSPRHLRAAGQRRRRDEDEQGVSAPAQFVPNDALGDAQDYPAPTAQTAEAAETTEAKATEVAAEPTVTSPAAVVETADVSVVAETNKAVETEVVESVATEQVAKLKAEVAVTEAPADTAVNNKPETSVKAEDVAVEPAKAVETVTEAIVTPAETPVAQAKTETVAVEAVAPEVEKAEVKDAVKSVASAPMAKPAPIVKPQAKPVVAQAVAAPAAETVVSKPKAASRFGSMVSSEMTKPTVEVRAQVEVPKGREYDNVASAEAAAPKLKHSNSAESDMARP